The following coding sequences lie in one Zingiber officinale cultivar Zhangliang chromosome 2B, Zo_v1.1, whole genome shotgun sequence genomic window:
- the LOC122046502 gene encoding ethylene-responsive transcription factor WRI1-like isoform X1, translating to MKLAPSTSSSSSSNSFTPPSSSCSVLQVKKPRKPKRAPKLDKPPSGHGNGNGKRSSVFRGVTKHRWTGRFEAHLWDRHSWNSIQKKKGRQVYLGAYDEEEAAAHTYDLAALKYWGSETALNFPLETYAKDYEEMQSMSKEDYMVSLRRRSSGFSRGVSKYRGVARHHHNGRWEARIGRVMGNKYLYLGTFSTQEEAAQAYDLAAIEHRGPNAVTNFDISCYTKCPRPSPKPQPVPELLPESEPQTLQEEGNFEETNSGEAPNEAERDKSIVDTPWTSTIMDHDFDIYPYHDFDNTNFEYDIERLFEESEAKERKEDEQDPHCDLDFADLSSGIEGGLAEDLHQGKQKTVSYPTPISIYS from the exons ATGAAGCTTGCtccttccacctcttcctcctcatcttccAACTCATTCACACCACCCTCCTCATCTTGCAGTGTGCTGCAAGTGAAGAAGCCTAGGAAACCCAAGCGAGCTCCTAAACTGGATAAACCTCCTTCTGGCCATGGCAATGGCAATGGGAAGAGGAGCTCTGTCTTCAGAGGAGTCACCAA GCATAGATGGACAGGGAGATTTGAAGCTCACCTCTGGGACAGACATTCTTGGAACTCCATCCAGAAAAAGAAAGGAAGACAAG TTTATTTGG GAGCTTATGATGAGGAGGAGGCTGCAGCACATACATATGATCTCGCTGCACTCAAGTATTGGGGTTCAGAGACCGCTCTAAACTTTCCT CTAGAGACATATGCCAAGGATTACGAAGAGATGCAGAGCATGTCCAAAGAGGACTACATGGTTTCACTGCGGCGCCGGAGCAGTGGGTTCTCAAGGGGTGTCTCCAAGTACCGTGGGGTAGCCAG GCATCACCACAATGGGCGGTGGGAGGCCAGGATTGGCCGGGTCATGGGCAACAAGTACCTCTACTTAGGCACCTTCA GTACTCAGGAGGAGGCTGCCCAAGCCTATGATCTTGCAGCGATTGAGCACAGAGGCCCGAATGCAGTCACCAACTTTGACATTAGTTGCTATACAAAATGCCCACGGCCTTCTCCAAAGCCACAGCCAGTGCCAGAGCTCTTACCAGAGTCTGAGCCACAAACACTGCAAGAGGAAGGGAACTTTGAAGAAACCAATTCTGGAGAAGCACCAAACGAAGCTGAACGAGACAAGAGCATCGTGGACACCCCTTGGACTAGTACTATCATGGATCATGACTTCGACATTTATCCTTATCATGACTTTGACAATACTAATTTTGAGTACGACATTGAACGCCTTTTTGAAGAATCTGAAgcaaaagaaaggaaagaagatgaacaggATCCACACTGTGATCTCGACTTTGCTGATCTTTCAAGCGGTATAGAAGGTGGTCTGGCTGAGGATCTCCATCAAGGAAAACAAAAGACAGTATCTTATCCCACCCCAATTAGCATATACTCATAG
- the LOC122046502 gene encoding ethylene-responsive transcription factor WRI1-like isoform X2 yields MKLAPSTSSSSSSNSFTPPSSSCSVLQVKKPRKPKRAPKLDKPPSGHGNGNGKRSSVFRGVTKHRWTGRFEAHLWDRHSWNSIQKKKGRQVYLGAYDEEEAAAHTYDLAALKYWGSETALNFPLETYAKDYEEMQSMSKEDYMVSLRRRSSGFSRGVSKYRGVARHHHNGRWEARIGRVMGNKYLYLGTFSTQEEAAQAYDLAAIEHRGPNAVTNFDISCYTKCPRPSPKPQPVPELLPESEPQTLQEEGNFEETNSGEAPNEAERDKSIVDTPWTKSEAKERKEDEQDPHCDLDFADLSSGIEGGLAEDLHQGKQKTVSYPTPISIYS; encoded by the exons ATGAAGCTTGCtccttccacctcttcctcctcatcttccAACTCATTCACACCACCCTCCTCATCTTGCAGTGTGCTGCAAGTGAAGAAGCCTAGGAAACCCAAGCGAGCTCCTAAACTGGATAAACCTCCTTCTGGCCATGGCAATGGCAATGGGAAGAGGAGCTCTGTCTTCAGAGGAGTCACCAA GCATAGATGGACAGGGAGATTTGAAGCTCACCTCTGGGACAGACATTCTTGGAACTCCATCCAGAAAAAGAAAGGAAGACAAG TTTATTTGG GAGCTTATGATGAGGAGGAGGCTGCAGCACATACATATGATCTCGCTGCACTCAAGTATTGGGGTTCAGAGACCGCTCTAAACTTTCCT CTAGAGACATATGCCAAGGATTACGAAGAGATGCAGAGCATGTCCAAAGAGGACTACATGGTTTCACTGCGGCGCCGGAGCAGTGGGTTCTCAAGGGGTGTCTCCAAGTACCGTGGGGTAGCCAG GCATCACCACAATGGGCGGTGGGAGGCCAGGATTGGCCGGGTCATGGGCAACAAGTACCTCTACTTAGGCACCTTCA GTACTCAGGAGGAGGCTGCCCAAGCCTATGATCTTGCAGCGATTGAGCACAGAGGCCCGAATGCAGTCACCAACTTTGACATTAGTTGCTATACAAAATGCCCACGGCCTTCTCCAAAGCCACAGCCAGTGCCAGAGCTCTTACCAGAGTCTGAGCCACAAACACTGCAAGAGGAAGGGAACTTTGAAGAAACCAATTCTGGAGAAGCACCAAACGAAGCTGAACGAGACAAGAGCATCGTGGACACCCCTTGGACTA AATCTGAAgcaaaagaaaggaaagaagatgaacaggATCCACACTGTGATCTCGACTTTGCTGATCTTTCAAGCGGTATAGAAGGTGGTCTGGCTGAGGATCTCCATCAAGGAAAACAAAAGACAGTATCTTATCCCACCCCAATTAGCATATACTCATAG